One stretch of Pomacea canaliculata isolate SZHN2017 linkage group LG11, ASM307304v1, whole genome shotgun sequence DNA includes these proteins:
- the LOC112575750 gene encoding beta-1,4-galactosyltransferase galt-1-like isoform X2 — MTDVRSKNNTSTTSVHRCSSQKGLLHFGEPRKFFSMVWSRGGERNDSIAAQDNDTTTTPSHVKTVFKMATAWLNISAVPHLRLEAPPTEIGSPRWQRLDNGSEALVYAAHYDDVEDLPVIRIVGIARVPLPYENVTCLYFGERGLDDFRFRDQGRLYHFRGKNGRKYIGSFVDCPLRKGDNDRPFAVSVTKGNDSILENYLPIHYSCEESCTNITQGSTHSSNDRKVQRSSEKLPRWNITRCFPAFFGKFDDQKHLVEMAAASLVLGVDKFVFYVESVGPNVSAALRALQKLGVAEVLPWNMHWRDPVVYYMAQFSAIQDCLYRHLHSSRFLLFGDVDEVFVPRNESSLLPLIQQYFAAKPECGAFLFLNTFYYLTLATAAPPTNRSDIVKDIWRRHMDMLQHTNREVKIFGPRSRSKPAVDPSRVEVGSVHANEKYRGKFKECTMDKKDALLHHYRAQLAQKQEVTTNDPTLWRFAEDIIRMTDTITRTISEIV; from the exons ATGACAGATGTTCGTAGCAAGAACAACACATCAACCACATCAGTTCACAGATGTTCATCCCAGAAAG GACTGCTTCACTTCGGCGAGCCCCGCAAGTTCTTCTCCATGGTGTGGAgcagaggaggagagaggaacGACTCCATCGCGGCCCAGGACAACGACACGACCACCACACCTTCCCACGTCAAGACTGTTTTCAAGATGGCGACTGCCTGGCTCAACATCAGTGCTGTTCCGCATCTACGGTTGGAGGCGCCACCTACCGAAATAGGAAGTCCTCGCTGGCAACGGCTGGACAACGGCAGCGAAGCCCTGGTGTACGCAGCTCACTACGATGATGTCGAAGACCTGCCTGTCATCAGGATCGTCGGCATTGCCAGAGTCCCGCTGCCCTACGAAAACGTCACGTGCCTCTACTTCGGCGAACGAGGGCTCGACGACTTCCGGTTCCGGGATCAGGGGAGGCTTTACCACTTCCGTGGTAAAAACGGTAGAAA ATACAtcgggtcttttgtggactgcCCGCTTCGCAAGGGAGACAACGATCGGCCTTTCGCGGTCTCTGTTACAAAGGGAAACGACTCCATTTTAGAAAATTACCTTCCCATCCACTACAGTTGTGAGGAATCTTGCACTAACATTACCCAGGGTTCTACCCACAGCTCAAACGACCGTAAAGTTCAAAGGTCATCTGAGAAGCTGCCTCGCTGGAACATCACCCGGTGCTTCCCGGCGTTCTTTGGGAAGTTCGATGACCAGAAACATCTGGTGGAGATGGCGGCAGCTAGCCTCGTTCTCGGAGTGGACAAATTCGTCTTTTACGTCGAGTCCGTTGGTCCCAACGTCAGTGCAGCATTAAGG GCTTTACAAAAGCTCGGGGTAGCGGAAGTTCTACCCTGGAACATGCACTGGAGAGATCCGGTGGTGTATTACATGGCTCAGTTTAGTGCCATCCAGGACTGCCTGTACCGCCATCTGCACTCCTCCCGCTTCCTCCTCTTTGGTGACGTGGACGAGGTGTTCGTGCCGAGAAACGAGTCGTCGCTGTTGCCTCTCATCCAGCAATACTTCGCTGCG AAACCAGAATGCGGTGCCTTTCTCTTCCTAAACACCTTCTACTACCTCACCCTGGCCACAGCAGCCCCACCAACCAACCGCTCCGACATCGTTAAAGACATCTGGAGAAGGCATATGGACATGCTGCAACACACCAATCGAGAGGTCAAGATCTTTGGACCGCGTTCACGGTCCAAGCCGGCAGTGGACCCCTCTCGTGTCGAGGTGGGCAGTGTCCACGCTAATGAGAAGTACCGAGGGAAATTCAAGGAATGCACGATGGACAAGAAAGACGCCCTACTGCATCACTACAGAGCTCAACTGGCCCAGAAGCAGGAGGTCACTACCAATGACCCCACCTTGTGGCGCTTCGCGGAGGACATCATTCGAATGACCGACACGATCACAAGGACCATCAGtgaaattgtttaa
- the LOC112575750 gene encoding uncharacterized protein LOC112575750 isoform X1, producing MNNNHRLFVVLIVGTVLLLLVFSVLTSNMSTGLLHFGEPRKFFSMVWSRGGERNDSIAAQDNDTTTTPSHVKTVFKMATAWLNISAVPHLRLEAPPTEIGSPRWQRLDNGSEALVYAAHYDDVEDLPVIRIVGIARVPLPYENVTCLYFGERGLDDFRFRDQGRLYHFRGKNGRKYIGSFVDCPLRKGDNDRPFAVSVTKGNDSILENYLPIHYSCEESCTNITQGSTHSSNDRKVQRSSEKLPRWNITRCFPAFFGKFDDQKHLVEMAAASLVLGVDKFVFYVESVGPNVSAALRALQKLGVAEVLPWNMHWRDPVVYYMAQFSAIQDCLYRHLHSSRFLLFGDVDEVFVPRNESSLLPLIQQYFAAKPECGAFLFLNTFYYLTLATAAPPTNRSDIVKDIWRRHMDMLQHTNREVKIFGPRSRSKPAVDPSRVEVGSVHANEKYRGKFKECTMDKKDALLHHYRAQLAQKQEVTTNDPTLWRFAEDIIRMTDTITRTISEIV from the exons ATGAATAACAATCATCGTCTGTTTGTCGTGCTTATCGTCGGCACCGTCCTTTTGCTGCTAGTGTTCTCCGTCTTGACGAGCAATATGTCAACAGGACTGCTTCACTTCGGCGAGCCCCGCAAGTTCTTCTCCATGGTGTGGAgcagaggaggagagaggaacGACTCCATCGCGGCCCAGGACAACGACACGACCACCACACCTTCCCACGTCAAGACTGTTTTCAAGATGGCGACTGCCTGGCTCAACATCAGTGCTGTTCCGCATCTACGGTTGGAGGCGCCACCTACCGAAATAGGAAGTCCTCGCTGGCAACGGCTGGACAACGGCAGCGAAGCCCTGGTGTACGCAGCTCACTACGATGATGTCGAAGACCTGCCTGTCATCAGGATCGTCGGCATTGCCAGAGTCCCGCTGCCCTACGAAAACGTCACGTGCCTCTACTTCGGCGAACGAGGGCTCGACGACTTCCGGTTCCGGGATCAGGGGAGGCTTTACCACTTCCGTGGTAAAAACGGTAGAAA ATACAtcgggtcttttgtggactgcCCGCTTCGCAAGGGAGACAACGATCGGCCTTTCGCGGTCTCTGTTACAAAGGGAAACGACTCCATTTTAGAAAATTACCTTCCCATCCACTACAGTTGTGAGGAATCTTGCACTAACATTACCCAGGGTTCTACCCACAGCTCAAACGACCGTAAAGTTCAAAGGTCATCTGAGAAGCTGCCTCGCTGGAACATCACCCGGTGCTTCCCGGCGTTCTTTGGGAAGTTCGATGACCAGAAACATCTGGTGGAGATGGCGGCAGCTAGCCTCGTTCTCGGAGTGGACAAATTCGTCTTTTACGTCGAGTCCGTTGGTCCCAACGTCAGTGCAGCATTAAGG GCTTTACAAAAGCTCGGGGTAGCGGAAGTTCTACCCTGGAACATGCACTGGAGAGATCCGGTGGTGTATTACATGGCTCAGTTTAGTGCCATCCAGGACTGCCTGTACCGCCATCTGCACTCCTCCCGCTTCCTCCTCTTTGGTGACGTGGACGAGGTGTTCGTGCCGAGAAACGAGTCGTCGCTGTTGCCTCTCATCCAGCAATACTTCGCTGCG AAACCAGAATGCGGTGCCTTTCTCTTCCTAAACACCTTCTACTACCTCACCCTGGCCACAGCAGCCCCACCAACCAACCGCTCCGACATCGTTAAAGACATCTGGAGAAGGCATATGGACATGCTGCAACACACCAATCGAGAGGTCAAGATCTTTGGACCGCGTTCACGGTCCAAGCCGGCAGTGGACCCCTCTCGTGTCGAGGTGGGCAGTGTCCACGCTAATGAGAAGTACCGAGGGAAATTCAAGGAATGCACGATGGACAAGAAAGACGCCCTACTGCATCACTACAGAGCTCAACTGGCCCAGAAGCAGGAGGTCACTACCAATGACCCCACCTTGTGGCGCTTCGCGGAGGACATCATTCGAATGACCGACACGATCACAAGGACCATCAGtgaaattgtttaa